One genomic window of Pseudomonas aeruginosa includes the following:
- a CDS encoding SGNH/GDSL hydrolase family protein codes for MKRPIERLPAATSSATRAFALATSLLYACAAPAASWTASWQASPQPVWAEDFLFPSNVPAELHDQTVRQLARISLGGTRVRIVLANTYGRRPIRIGRATLAKPGSERAAVATGSLHDVTFGGRRTATIAPGATLLSDPVAMPVAALSQVLVSLYLPAATPMETFHWDGRQTGWIVAGEQTQSHALQLDAADSQSTSARLLLTGILVETETATRTLVTLGDSITDGASASLDRNSRWPDFLAERLAPHGVAVVNAGISGARLLSDGMGASALARLDRDVLAQPGASSMVVMLGINDIAWPGTAFARNAAPPTLEALIAGYRQLIERAHNRGIRVVGATLTPFEGALPGTPLSDYYHPAKEALRRQVNEWIRHAGAFDAVIDFDAALRDPEQPSRLAARYDSGDHLHPSDEGNRAMAAAVDLDVLLDEVPDGLPAEPRADSATK; via the coding sequence ATGAAACGACCCATCGAAAGACTTCCCGCCGCGACCTCCAGCGCAACCCGGGCCTTCGCGCTCGCGACGAGCCTGTTGTACGCCTGCGCCGCGCCGGCCGCTTCCTGGACCGCCAGCTGGCAGGCCAGCCCGCAGCCGGTCTGGGCTGAGGACTTCCTGTTTCCCAGCAACGTGCCGGCCGAACTGCACGACCAGACGGTGCGGCAACTGGCGCGAATCAGCCTGGGAGGAACGCGCGTGCGCATCGTCCTGGCAAATACCTATGGAAGGCGCCCGATCCGGATCGGCCGGGCCACCCTGGCCAAACCGGGTTCCGAGCGCGCCGCGGTCGCCACCGGCAGCCTGCATGACGTGACCTTTGGCGGACGCCGGACGGCGACCATCGCGCCCGGCGCCACGCTACTCAGCGATCCGGTGGCGATGCCGGTGGCCGCGCTCTCGCAGGTGCTGGTGAGTCTCTACCTGCCGGCCGCCACGCCCATGGAAACCTTCCACTGGGACGGCCGCCAGACGGGCTGGATCGTCGCCGGCGAGCAGACCCAAAGCCACGCATTGCAGCTGGACGCGGCGGACAGCCAGAGCACCAGCGCGCGCCTGCTGTTGACAGGTATCCTGGTCGAAACCGAAACGGCAACGCGGACGCTGGTGACGCTCGGCGACTCGATCACCGACGGAGCCAGCGCCAGCCTCGACCGGAACAGCCGTTGGCCGGACTTCCTCGCCGAACGCCTGGCCCCGCATGGCGTCGCCGTGGTCAATGCGGGGATTTCCGGCGCCCGTCTGCTGAGCGACGGCATGGGCGCGAGCGCGCTGGCACGTCTGGACCGCGACGTACTGGCCCAGCCAGGCGCAAGCAGCATGGTGGTGATGCTCGGCATCAACGACATTGCCTGGCCCGGTACCGCTTTCGCCCGGAATGCCGCACCGCCCACCCTGGAAGCGCTGATCGCCGGCTACCGGCAATTGATCGAACGGGCGCACAACCGGGGTATCCGGGTCGTCGGCGCGACCCTCACGCCGTTCGAGGGCGCACTGCCCGGCACGCCATTGAGCGATTATTACCATCCCGCCAAGGAAGCCCTGCGCAGGCAGGTTAACGAGTGGATCCGTCATGCCGGCGCCTTCGATGCGGTGATCGACTTCGACGCGGCATTGCGCGATCCGGAGCAGCCGTCGCGGCTCGCCGCGCGCTACGACTCCGGCGACCATCTGCACCCCAGCGACGAAGGCAACCGGGCGATGGCGGCCGCCGTCGACCTCGACGTCCTGCTGGACGAGGTGCCCGACGGCCTACCGGCGGAGCCCCGGGCCGATAGCGCAACGAAATGA
- a CDS encoding RidA family protein yields MSDDIQRYPSSLPFPFSRAVRAGGFLFLSGQVPMSPTGEVVRGDIQTQTEAVMARIGETLESCGARFDQLVKVTVWLSDMAHFAGFNEVYQRHVQGALPVRSTVTAGLALGVDVEVEVQAWVGEG; encoded by the coding sequence ATGAGCGATGACATCCAGCGTTACCCCAGCAGCCTGCCGTTTCCCTTTTCCCGCGCGGTGCGGGCCGGCGGCTTCCTGTTTCTTTCCGGACAGGTGCCGATGAGTCCGACCGGCGAGGTGGTACGTGGCGATATCCAGACCCAGACCGAAGCGGTGATGGCACGCATCGGCGAGACCCTGGAGAGCTGTGGCGCGCGTTTCGACCAACTGGTGAAGGTCACCGTCTGGCTGTCGGACATGGCCCACTTCGCCGGTTTCAACGAGGTCTACCAGCGTCATGTGCAGGGGGCCTTGCCGGTACGCTCGACGGTGACCGCCGGGCTGGCGCTGGGGGTCGACGTGGAGGTCGAGGTGCAGGCGTGGGTCGGCGAGGGCTGA
- a CDS encoding LysR family transcriptional regulator yields the protein MDLNSLNTFIAIAETGSFSEAGERLHLTQPAVSKRIAALEQQLNARLFDRVGREVNLTEAGRALLPRAYQLLNVLDDTRRALNNLTGEVSGRLVLATSHHIGLHRLPPLLRAFTRAHPQVALDIQFLDSEVAYEEILHGRAELAVITLAPETAEPVRAVPVWDDPLDFVAAPEHPLARQGTVFLADVAKHPAVFPGGNTFTHHIVRRMFEAEGLTPNIAMSTNYLETIKMMVSIGLAWSVLPRTMLDDQVVRLPLQDIQLSRQLGYILHTERTLSNAARAFMRLLDEQAFGNGTPAA from the coding sequence ATGGACCTGAACAGCCTCAACACCTTCATCGCCATTGCCGAGACCGGCAGCTTCTCCGAAGCCGGCGAGCGCCTGCACCTGACCCAACCGGCGGTGAGCAAGCGCATCGCCGCCCTCGAACAGCAGCTCAATGCCCGGCTGTTCGACCGGGTCGGCCGCGAGGTCAACCTCACCGAGGCCGGCCGCGCCCTGCTGCCGCGCGCCTACCAGTTGCTCAACGTGCTCGACGACACCCGCCGGGCGCTGAACAACCTCACCGGCGAGGTCAGCGGCCGGCTGGTCCTGGCCACCAGCCACCACATCGGCCTGCATCGCCTGCCGCCGCTGCTGCGCGCCTTCACCCGGGCGCATCCGCAGGTGGCGCTGGATATCCAGTTCCTGGATTCGGAAGTGGCCTACGAGGAGATCCTTCATGGTCGTGCGGAACTGGCGGTGATCACCCTGGCCCCGGAAACCGCCGAACCGGTGCGCGCAGTCCCGGTGTGGGACGACCCGCTGGACTTCGTCGCCGCCCCGGAGCACCCGCTGGCCCGACAGGGCACGGTGTTCCTCGCCGACGTCGCCAAGCACCCCGCGGTATTCCCCGGCGGCAACACCTTCACCCACCACATCGTGCGGCGCATGTTCGAAGCCGAAGGGCTGACGCCGAACATCGCCATGAGCACCAACTACCTGGAGACCATCAAGATGATGGTCTCCATCGGCCTGGCCTGGAGCGTGCTGCCGCGGACCATGCTCGACGACCAGGTGGTGCGCCTGCCGCTGCAGGACATCCAACTCAGCCGCCAGCTCGGCTATATCCTGCACACTGAGCGGACCCTGTCGAACGCCGCGCGCGCCTTCATGCGCCTGCTCGACGAACAGGCATTCGGCAACGGCACTCCAGCGGCCTGA
- the leuC gene encoding 3-isopropylmalate dehydratase large subunit, whose protein sequence is MAGKTLYDKLWDMHLVKQRDDGSALIYIDRHILHEVTSPQAFEGLRLAGRKPWRIDANIATPDHNVPTTRTERKGGIAAIADEVSRLQVQTLDENCDDFGITEFKMNDVRQGIVHVVGPEQGATLPGMTVVCGDSHTSTHGAFGALAHGIGTSEVEHVLATQCLVAKKMKNMLVKVEGRLPAGVTAKDIVLAVIGRIGTAGGNGHAIEFAGSAIRDLSIEGRMTICNMSIEAGARVGLVAVDQKTIDYVKGRPFAPSAEQWDQAVACWQGLVSDADARFDTVVELDAAQIKPQVSWGTSPEMVLAVDQNVPDPARESDPIKRGSIERALKYMGLRPNQAITDIQLDRVFIGSCTNSRIEDLRAAAEVARGRKVAATIKQALVVPGSGLVKEQAEKEGLDRIFIEAGFEWREPGCSMCLAMNPDRLESGEHCASTSNRNFEGRQGAGGRTHLVSPAMAAAAAVNGRFIDVRELLA, encoded by the coding sequence ATGGCCGGCAAGACCCTCTACGACAAACTCTGGGACATGCACCTGGTCAAGCAGCGCGACGACGGTTCGGCGCTGATCTACATCGACCGCCATATCCTGCACGAAGTGACCTCGCCGCAGGCCTTCGAGGGTCTTCGCCTGGCCGGGCGCAAGCCGTGGCGGATCGACGCCAACATCGCCACCCCGGACCACAACGTGCCGACCACCCGCACCGAGCGCAAGGGCGGCATCGCCGCCATCGCCGACGAGGTCTCGCGCCTGCAGGTGCAGACCCTCGACGAGAACTGCGACGACTTCGGCATCACCGAATTCAAGATGAACGACGTGCGCCAGGGCATCGTCCATGTGGTCGGTCCGGAGCAGGGCGCGACCCTCCCGGGGATGACCGTGGTCTGCGGCGACTCGCACACTTCCACCCACGGCGCCTTCGGCGCGCTGGCCCACGGCATCGGCACTTCCGAGGTCGAGCATGTGCTGGCGACCCAGTGCCTGGTGGCGAAGAAGATGAAGAACATGCTGGTCAAGGTCGAAGGCAGGCTGCCGGCCGGCGTCACGGCGAAGGATATCGTCCTCGCGGTGATCGGCAGGATCGGCACCGCCGGCGGCAACGGCCACGCCATCGAGTTCGCCGGCAGCGCCATCCGCGACCTGTCCATCGAAGGGCGGATGACCATCTGCAACATGTCGATCGAGGCGGGCGCCCGCGTCGGCCTGGTCGCCGTCGACCAGAAGACCATCGACTACGTGAAGGGCCGGCCCTTCGCGCCGAGCGCCGAGCAATGGGACCAGGCCGTCGCCTGCTGGCAGGGGCTGGTGTCGGACGCCGATGCCCGCTTCGATACCGTGGTCGAGCTGGACGCCGCGCAGATCAAGCCGCAGGTCAGCTGGGGCACGTCGCCGGAAATGGTCCTGGCGGTGGACCAGAACGTGCCGGACCCGGCCCGCGAGAGCGACCCGATCAAGCGCGGTTCGATCGAGCGCGCCTTGAAGTACATGGGCCTGCGGCCGAACCAGGCGATCACCGACATCCAGCTGGACCGGGTATTCATCGGTTCCTGCACCAACTCGCGGATCGAGGACCTGCGCGCTGCCGCCGAAGTGGCCAGGGGCCGCAAGGTCGCCGCGACCATCAAGCAGGCGCTGGTGGTGCCGGGTTCCGGGTTGGTCAAGGAGCAGGCCGAGAAGGAAGGCCTGGACCGGATCTTCATCGAGGCCGGCTTCGAATGGCGCGAGCCGGGCTGTTCCATGTGCCTGGCGATGAACCCGGACCGGCTGGAGAGCGGCGAACACTGCGCCTCGACCTCCAACCGCAACTTCGAGGGCCGTCAGGGCGCCGGTGGCCGTACCCACCTGGTCAGCCCGGCGATGGCCGCCGCCGCGGCCGTCAACGGCCGCTTCATCGATGTCCGCGAATTGCTCGCCTGA
- the leuD gene encoding 3-isopropylmalate dehydratase small subunit — protein MKPYTQTTGLVAPLDRANVDTDQIIPKQFLKSIKRTGFGPNLFDEWRYLDVGQPGQDNSKRPLNPDFVLNQPRYQGASVLLARENFGCGSSREHAPWALDEYGFRTVIAPSYADIFFNNSFKNGLLPIILPEAEVDELFRQVEANEGYQLSIDLAAQTVTRPDGKVLGFEVDPFRKHCLLNGLDDIGLTLQDADAIRAFEDGYRQQQPWLFR, from the coding sequence ATGAAACCCTATACCCAGACGACCGGTCTCGTCGCTCCGCTGGATCGCGCCAACGTCGATACCGATCAGATCATTCCCAAGCAATTCCTCAAGTCGATCAAGCGCACCGGCTTCGGCCCCAACCTGTTCGACGAATGGCGCTACCTGGATGTCGGGCAGCCGGGACAGGACAACTCGAAGCGTCCGCTGAACCCGGACTTCGTCCTCAACCAGCCGCGCTACCAGGGCGCCAGCGTACTGCTGGCGCGGGAGAACTTCGGCTGCGGCTCGTCCCGCGAGCACGCGCCCTGGGCGCTGGACGAGTACGGTTTCCGCACGGTGATCGCACCGAGCTATGCCGACATCTTCTTCAACAACAGTTTCAAGAACGGCTTGCTGCCGATCATCCTGCCCGAGGCCGAGGTGGACGAACTGTTCCGCCAGGTCGAGGCGAACGAAGGCTACCAGTTGTCCATCGACCTGGCGGCGCAGACCGTTACCCGTCCTGATGGCAAGGTGCTGGGGTTCGAGGTCGACCCGTTCCGCAAGCATTGCCTGCTCAACGGCCTCGACGACATCGGCCTGACGCTGCAGGACGCCGATGCGATCCGTGCCTTCGAGGACGGCTACCGCCAGCAGCAGCCCTGGCTGTTCCGCTGA
- a CDS encoding class I SAM-dependent methyltransferase, with amino-acid sequence MSDHDDVVQRQFGAQASAYLSSAVHAQGEEFALLRDALAGRPEARVLDLGCGAGHVSFQVAALAGEVVAYDLSAEMLAVVAQSAAERGMANIRTEQGKAESLPFADGEFDFVFSRYSTHHWRDVGLALREVRRVLKPGGVAIFVDVAAPGQALPDTFLQTVELLRDTSHVRNYSPAEWARLSGEAGLLVTGSRRQRLRLEFQSWVERMRTPEVFRQAIRSLQLAVGEEVREYFEIADDGSFSTDVLVLWLRRE; translated from the coding sequence ATGAGCGACCACGATGACGTTGTCCAGCGCCAGTTCGGCGCCCAGGCTTCGGCCTACCTGAGCAGCGCCGTGCATGCCCAGGGCGAGGAATTCGCCTTGCTGCGCGACGCCCTGGCCGGGCGCCCGGAAGCGCGGGTCCTCGACCTGGGCTGCGGCGCCGGCCACGTGAGCTTCCAGGTCGCCGCCCTGGCAGGGGAGGTGGTGGCCTACGATCTTTCCGCCGAGATGCTCGCCGTGGTGGCGCAGAGCGCCGCGGAACGGGGCATGGCGAACATCCGCACCGAGCAGGGCAAGGCGGAGAGCCTGCCCTTCGCCGACGGCGAGTTCGATTTCGTCTTCAGTCGCTATTCCACCCATCACTGGCGCGACGTCGGCCTGGCCCTGCGCGAGGTGCGGCGGGTGCTCAAGCCCGGCGGGGTGGCGATCTTCGTCGACGTGGCGGCGCCCGGGCAGGCCTTGCCGGACACCTTCCTGCAGACCGTCGAGCTGCTCCGCGACACCAGCCATGTGCGCAACTACTCGCCGGCCGAGTGGGCGCGCCTGAGCGGCGAGGCGGGGTTGCTGGTCACCGGAAGCCGGCGCCAGCGTCTGCGCTTGGAGTTCCAGTCGTGGGTCGAGCGGATGCGTACGCCGGAGGTGTTCCGCCAGGCGATCCGCAGCCTGCAGCTGGCGGTGGGCGAGGAAGTCAGAGAGTATTTCGAGATTGCCGACGACGGCTCGTTCAGCACCGACGTGCTGGTGCTGTGGCTGCGTCGGGAGTGA
- the leuB gene encoding 3-isopropylmalate dehydrogenase codes for MSKQILVLPGDGIGPEIMAEAVKVLELANDRFQLGFELAEDVIGGAAIDKHGVPLADQTLQRARQADAVLLGAVGGPKWDRIERDIRPERGLLKIRSQLGLFANLRPAILYPQLAAASSLKPEVVAGLDILIVRELTGGIYFGQPREQRVLENGERQAYDTLPYSESEIRRIARVGFDMASVRNNRLCSVDKANVLASSQLWREVVEEVAKDYPDVELSHMYVDNAAMQLVRAPKQFDVMVTDNMFGDILSDEASMLTGSIGMLPSASLDANNKGMYEPCHGSAPDIAGQGIANPLATILSVSMMLRYSFSQATAADAIEQAVSKVLDQGLRTGDIWSEGCRKVGTREMGDAVVAALKNL; via the coding sequence ATGAGCAAGCAGATCCTGGTTCTCCCCGGTGACGGTATCGGTCCGGAAATCATGGCGGAAGCGGTCAAGGTGCTGGAGCTGGCCAACGACAGGTTCCAGCTCGGCTTCGAACTGGCCGAGGACGTCATCGGTGGCGCGGCCATCGACAAGCACGGCGTGCCGCTGGCCGACCAGACCCTGCAGCGCGCGCGCCAGGCCGATGCGGTGCTGCTGGGCGCGGTAGGAGGGCCGAAATGGGACAGGATCGAACGCGATATCCGTCCCGAGCGCGGTCTGCTGAAGATTCGTTCGCAACTGGGCCTGTTCGCCAACCTGCGTCCGGCCATCCTCTACCCGCAACTGGCCGCGGCCTCCAGCCTGAAGCCGGAAGTGGTCGCCGGGCTGGACATCCTCATCGTCCGCGAACTGACCGGCGGCATCTACTTCGGCCAGCCCCGCGAACAGCGCGTGCTGGAGAACGGCGAGCGCCAGGCCTACGACACCCTGCCGTACAGCGAGAGCGAAATCCGTCGTATCGCCCGCGTCGGTTTCGACATGGCCAGCGTACGCAACAACAGGCTCTGTTCGGTGGACAAGGCCAACGTCCTCGCCTCCAGCCAGCTGTGGCGGGAAGTGGTGGAAGAGGTGGCGAAGGACTACCCGGACGTCGAGCTTTCCCATATGTACGTGGACAACGCCGCCATGCAGCTGGTGCGCGCGCCCAAGCAGTTCGACGTGATGGTCACCGACAACATGTTCGGCGACATCCTGTCGGATGAGGCTTCCATGCTGACCGGTTCCATCGGCATGCTGCCTTCTGCCTCGCTCGACGCGAACAACAAGGGCATGTACGAACCCTGCCACGGTTCCGCCCCGGACATCGCCGGTCAGGGCATCGCCAACCCGTTGGCGACCATCCTCTCGGTCTCGATGATGCTGCGCTACAGCTTCAGCCAGGCGACCGCCGCCGACGCCATCGAGCAGGCGGTGAGCAAGGTCCTCGACCAGGGGCTGCGCACCGGCGACATCTGGTCCGAAGGCTGCCGCAAGGTCGGCACCCGGGAAATGGGCGATGCCGTAGTCGCGGCACTCAAGAATCTGTAA
- the asd gene encoding aspartate-semialdehyde dehydrogenase: MKRVGLIGWRGMVGSVLMQRMLEERDFDLIEPVFFTTSNVGGQGPEVGKDIAPLKDAYSIDELKTLDVILTCQGGDYTSEVFPKLREAGWQGYWIDAASSLRMEDDAVIVLDPVNRKVIDQALDAGTRNYIGGNCTVSLMLMALGGLFDAGLVEWMSAMTYQAASGAGAQNMRELLKQMGAAHASVADDLANPASAILDIDRKVAETLRSEAFPIEHFGAPLGGSLIPWIDKELPNGQSREEWKAQAETNKILARFKNPIPVDGICVRVGAMRCHSQALTIKLNKDVPLTDIEGLISQHNPWVKLVPNHREVSVRELTPAAVTGTLSVPVGRLRKLNMGSQYLGAFTVGDQLLWGAAEPLRRMLRILLER; encoded by the coding sequence ATGAAGCGTGTAGGTCTGATCGGTTGGCGCGGGATGGTGGGTTCCGTACTCATGCAGCGGATGCTGGAAGAGCGGGACTTCGACCTGATCGAGCCGGTGTTCTTCACCACGTCGAACGTCGGTGGCCAGGGCCCGGAAGTGGGCAAGGACATCGCTCCGCTGAAGGACGCCTACAGCATCGACGAGCTGAAGACCCTCGACGTGATCCTGACCTGCCAGGGCGGCGACTACACCAGCGAAGTATTCCCCAAGCTGCGCGAGGCCGGCTGGCAGGGCTACTGGATCGATGCTGCCTCCAGCCTGCGCATGGAAGACGACGCGGTGATCGTCCTCGACCCGGTCAACCGCAAGGTCATCGACCAGGCCCTGGACGCCGGCACCCGCAACTACATCGGCGGCAACTGCACCGTCAGCCTGATGCTGATGGCCCTGGGCGGGCTGTTCGACGCCGGCCTGGTCGAGTGGATGAGCGCCATGACCTACCAGGCCGCCTCCGGCGCCGGTGCGCAGAACATGCGTGAACTGCTCAAGCAGATGGGCGCCGCCCATGCATCGGTGGCGGATGACCTGGCCAACCCGGCCAGCGCGATCCTCGACATCGACCGCAAGGTGGCGGAGACCCTGCGCAGCGAAGCCTTCCCCATCGAGCATTTCGGCGCGCCGCTGGGCGGCAGCCTGATCCCCTGGATCGACAAGGAACTGCCCAACGGGCAGAGCCGCGAAGAGTGGAAGGCCCAGGCGGAGACCAACAAGATCCTCGCCCGCTTCAAGAACCCGATCCCGGTCGACGGTATCTGCGTGCGCGTCGGCGCCATGCGTTGCCACAGCCAGGCACTGACCATCAAGTTGAACAAGGATGTGCCGCTGACCGACATCGAGGGCCTGATCAGCCAGCACAATCCCTGGGTCAAGCTGGTGCCGAACCACCGCGAGGTAAGCGTGCGCGAGCTGACCCCGGCCGCCGTCACCGGCACCCTGAGCGTTCCGGTCGGGCGCCTGCGCAAACTGAACATGGGCTCCCAGTATCTCGGCGCCTTCACCGTCGGCGACCAGTTGCTGTGGGGCGCTGCCGAGCCGCTGCGGCGCATGTTGCGCATCCTGCTGGAGCGCTGA
- a CDS encoding aspartate-semialdehyde dehydrogenase: MSQPLNVAVVGATGSVGEALVGLLDERDFPLHRLHLLASAESAGQRMGFAESSLRVGDVDSFDFSSVGLAFFAAAAEVSRAHAERARAAGCSVIDLSGALEPSVAPPVMVSVNAERLASQAAPFLLSSPCAVAAELCEVLAPLLATLDCRQLNLTACLSVSSLGREGVKELARQTAELLNARPLEPRLFDRQIAFNLLAQVGAVDAEGHSAIERRIFAEVQALLGERIGPLNVTCIQAPVFFGDSLSVTLQCAEPVDLAAVTRVLDATKGIEWVGEGDYPTVVGDALGQDETYVGRVRAGQADPCQVNLWIVSDNVRKGAALNAVLLGELLIKHYL, from the coding sequence ATGTCCCAGCCCCTCAATGTCGCAGTCGTAGGCGCCACCGGATCGGTTGGCGAGGCTCTGGTCGGTCTCCTCGACGAACGCGACTTCCCGCTTCATCGTTTGCACCTGCTGGCCAGCGCCGAGTCGGCCGGGCAGCGCATGGGTTTCGCCGAAAGCAGCCTGCGCGTCGGCGATGTCGATAGCTTCGATTTTTCCAGTGTCGGCCTGGCCTTCTTCGCCGCGGCAGCCGAGGTGTCGCGTGCCCATGCCGAGCGCGCCCGCGCGGCGGGTTGTTCGGTGATCGACCTGAGCGGCGCCCTGGAACCGAGCGTCGCACCGCCGGTCATGGTTTCGGTGAATGCCGAACGCCTGGCCTCGCAAGCGGCGCCGTTCCTTTTGTCCAGTCCTTGCGCCGTAGCCGCCGAACTGTGCGAAGTGCTGGCGCCACTCCTGGCCACGCTGGATTGCCGGCAACTGAACCTGACAGCCTGCCTCTCCGTCTCCAGCCTGGGGCGCGAAGGGGTCAAGGAACTCGCCCGGCAGACCGCCGAACTGCTCAATGCGCGCCCCCTGGAGCCGCGTCTCTTCGACCGCCAGATCGCCTTCAACCTGCTCGCGCAGGTCGGAGCGGTGGATGCCGAGGGACACAGCGCGATCGAGCGGCGCATCTTCGCGGAGGTGCAGGCCTTGCTTGGCGAGCGTATCGGACCGTTGAACGTTACCTGCATCCAGGCGCCGGTATTCTTCGGCGATAGCCTCAGCGTGACCCTGCAGTGCGCGGAACCGGTGGACCTGGCCGCGGTGACGCGGGTCCTCGATGCGACGAAAGGTATCGAATGGGTCGGCGAGGGCGATTATCCGACGGTGGTCGGCGATGCCCTCGGCCAGGACGAGACCTATGTCGGCCGGGTGAGGGCGGGGCAGGCTGATCCCTGTCAGGTCAATTTGTGGATTGTGTCTGATAATGTGCGAAAAGGTGCCGCGCTGAATGCCGTGCTCCTGGGTGAGTTGTTGATAAAACACTATCTGTAA